A section of the Triticum dicoccoides isolate Atlit2015 ecotype Zavitan chromosome 7A, WEW_v2.0, whole genome shotgun sequence genome encodes:
- the LOC119333947 gene encoding two-component response regulator ORR25-like, whose product MAAMGGNQRQMMEDAAEDKFPEGLRVLAVDDDRVCLKVLEVLLRHCKYQPTMVMDAKTALKMLRARKEQFDLVLADVRMPDMDGFKLLELIGLEMDLPVIMLSVDCDKKAVMKGINHGACDYLMKPVHTNELKNIWQHVESRRRSQAISHMGRDNDDDQRVHPGTLAKNKDSKSKSNEKDSSNENKESTRASTTHKNTRVKWTTDLHNKFLEAINQIGLDKVAPNKILELMNVDCLTRHNIASHLQKYRLYLNRVKPNSLGDASERQNSSMDNQRNFMHNHEHERWHVSSCGIPSWSPNYFGATSQLGQLTDSQSSLCMGSLIHGGGMSRYLVPHTPDVRRFAGSEDPPISLDNGILDDIMLDEFSTYSSGTSYVDSMRGKLMETSKGKSPSNLRSYFTNTPSGRGSSAPTNEYQVNLTGILHRGGTSHVPPHMNIPRINQLTNYETSSSGLLLQNQLPPFIGNTTSVTGFNEQIVPFNIPTNPSSVGMLNAHNSTPMAPSQMFSGGRITTLREGFNEKISPFNIASNTSSVGTMLNGNSALGIGSTSKTETNMVNSGRTISTGSNLQTDSFVTLTPMPGGGDAAGILPVQESMVNQQEPSDLLNGINAFPSDDITNLLNNDFIGEDAVMDG is encoded by the exons ATGGCCGCGATGGGTGGGAACCAGAGGCAGATGATGGAGGATGCGGCGGAGGACAAGTTCCCGGAGGGGTTGCGCGTGCTCGCGGTGGACGACGACCGTGTCTGCCTCAAGGTACTAGAGGTCCTCTTGCGCCACTGCAAGTACCAGC CAACGATGGTGATGGATGCCAAGACGGCGCTGAAGATGCTCAGGGCGAGGAAGGAGCAATTCGACCTGGTCCTCGCCGATGTGCGCATGCCGGACATGGACGGCTTCAAGCTCCTCGAGCTCATCGGCCTCGAGATGGATCTGCCCGTCATCA TGCTATCAGTGGATTGCGACAAGAAGGCCGTGATGAAGGGGATAAATCATGGGGCGTGTGACTATTTGATGAAGCCAGTGCATACCAACGAGCTCAAAAATATATGGCAGCATGTTGAAAGTAGGAGAAGATCCCAAGCAATAAGCCACATGGGTAGAGATAATGATGACGACCAGAGAGTACATCCTGGGACGCTTGCCAAGAATAAGGACTCCAAGAGTAAGAGCAATGAAAAAGATAGTTCTAACGAGAACAAAGAGAGCACTCGTGCATCCACTACCCACAAGAATACAAGGGTGAAATGGACAACTGACCTTCATAACAAGTTTCTAGAAGCTATCAACCAGATCGGCCTTGATA AGGTTGCTCCAAACAAGATATTGGAGCTGATGAATGTGGATTGCCTCACTAGACATAATATTGCGAGTCATCTACAG AAGTATAGGTTGTACTTGAATAGAGTCAAACCAAATTCACTCGGTGATGCAAGTGAAAGACAGAACTCATCCATGGACAATCAGAGGAATTTTATGCATAACCATGAGCATGAAAGATGGCATGTGTCCTCATGTGGCATCCCCTCCTGGAGTCCAAACTATTTCGGTGCAACTAGTCAATTAGGCCAGCTGACGGATAGCCAGAGCAGCTTGTGCATGGGGTCATTAATCCATGGTGGTGGAATGTCGAGGTATTTGGTTCCACACACACCGGATGTGAGAAGATTTGCTGGTTCCGAAGACCCTCCCATCAGCCTAGACAATGGCATACTCGATGACATAATGTTAGATGAATTTTCCACATATAGCTCTGGTACTTCCTATGTTGACTCCATGCGTGGCAAGCTGATGGAGACAAGTAAAGGCAAAAGCCCATCAAATCTTCGAAGTTACTTCACAAACACACCAAGTGGTCGCGGGAGCTCGGCACCCACAAATGAGTACCAG GTAAACTTGACCGGTATTCTTCATAGGGGTGGAACATCTCATGTCCCACCACACATGAACATACCAAGGATCAACCAACTGACGAACTATGAGACGTCATCTAGCGGATTGTTGCTGCAAAATCAATTGCCACCGTTCATTGGCAACACCACGTCAGTGACGGGTTTCAATGAACAAATAGTTCCATTCAACATACCTACCAACCCAAGCTCCGTAGGGATGTTGAATGCGCACAATAGTACTCCAATGGCACCATCTCAGATGTTTAGTGGAGGTAGAATTACTACATTACGGGAAGGCTTCAATGAGAAAATATCACCATTCAACATAGCAAGCAACACAAGCTCAGTAGGGACGATGTTGAATGGCAATTCTGCACTTGGTATTGGTAGCACTTCAAAAACCGAGACTAATATGGTGAACTCTGGAAGAACTATTTCTACAGGTTCCAACCTTCAGACAGATAGTTTCGTCACATTAACTCCAATGCCTGGTGGTGGGGATGCAGCTGGCATTCTCCCTGTGCAAGAAAGTATGGTTAATCAACAAGAGCCTAGTGATCTACTGAATGGCATTAATGCCTTCCCATCGGATGATATTACCAACCTTCTAAATAAC GATTTCATTGGAGAGGATGCTGTCATGGATGGATAG